One genomic window of Globicephala melas chromosome 8, mGloMel1.2, whole genome shotgun sequence includes the following:
- the DPAGT1 gene encoding UDP-N-acetylglucosamine--dolichyl-phosphate N-acetylglucosaminephosphotransferase, with translation MWAFPELPMPLLVNLIGSLLGLVATLTLIPAFRGHFIAARLCGQDLNKSSRQQIPESQGVISGAVFLIILFCFIPFPFLNCFVEEQCKAFPHHEFVALIGALLAICCMIFLGFADDVLNLRWRHKLLLPTAASLPLLMVYFTNFGNTTIVVPKPLRPLLGLHLDLGILYYVYMGLLAVFCTNAINILAGINGLEAGQSLVISASIIVFNLVELEGDCRDDHVFSLYFMIPFFFTTLGLLYHNWYPSRVFVGDTFCYFAGMTFAVVGILGHFSKTMLLFFMPQVFNFVYSLPQLLHIIPCPRHRIPRLNTKTGKLEMSYSKFKTKSLSFLGTFILKVAEGLRLVTVRQSENEDGAFTECNNMTLINLLLKVFGPMHERNLTLFLLLLQVVGSAVTFSIRYQLVRLFYDV, from the exons ATGTGGGCCTTCCCGGAGTTGCCGATGCCGCTGTTGGTGAATTTGATCGGCTCGCTGCTGGGACTTGTAGCCACACTCACACTCATCCCTGCCTTCCGTGGCCACTTCATCGCCGCACGGCTCTGCGGCCAGGACCTCAACAAATCCAGCCGGCAGCAAAT CCCAGAGTCCCAGGGAGTGATCAGCGGTGCTGTTTTCCTTATCATACTCTTCTGCTTCAtccctttccctttcctgaaCTGCTTTGTGGAGGAGCAGTGTAAAGCCTTCCCCCACCATGAA TTTGTGGCCCTGATAGGTGCACTCCTTGCCATCTGCTGCATGATTTTCCTGGGCTTCGCGGATGATGTACTGAACCTGCGCTGGCGCCATAAGCTCCTGCTGCCCACAGCTGCCTCACTACCTCTCCTCATGGTCTATTTCACCAACTTTGGCAACACGACCATTGTGGTACCCAAGCCCTTACGCCCACTTCTTGGCCTGCATCTGGACCTGG GGATCCTGTACTATGTCTACATGGGGCTGCTGGCAGTGTTCTGTACTAATGCCATCAATATCCTAGCAGGAATTAATGGCCTAGAGGCTGGCCAATCGCTAGTCATTTCTGCTTCCATCATCGTCTTCAACCTGGTGGAGCTGGAAG GTGATTGTCGGGATGATCATGTCTTTTCCCTCTACTTCATGATACCCTTTTTTTTCACCACCTTGGGATTGCTCTACCATAACTG GTACCCATCACGGGTGTTTGTGGGAGATACCTTCTGTTACTTTGCTGGCATGACCTTTGCCGTGGTGGGCATCTTGGGACACTTCAGCAAGACCATGCTACTCTTCTTCATGCCCCAGGTGTTCAACTTCGTCTActcactgcctcagctcctgcATATCATCCCCTGCCCTCGCCACCGTATACCCAG ACTCAATACCAAGACAGGCAAACTGGAGATGAGCTATTCCAAGTTCAAGACCAAGAGCCTCTCTTTCTTGGGCACCTTTATTCTAAAG GTAGCAGAAGGCCTCCGGCTAGTGACAGTGCGCCAGAGTGAGAATGAGGATGGTGCCTTCACGGAGTGTAACAACATGACCCTCATCAACTTGCTACTTAAAGTCTTTGGGCCCATGCA